In Torulaspora globosa chromosome 1, complete sequence, a genomic segment contains:
- the ERG29 gene encoding Erg29p (ancestral locus Anc_2.397), translating to MSFAEGYFEVESRIIDRLARLPYVQQFVHDKISGRITLFLLVVGTMAFINELYITIEMTFLQKETYEELNKGYIDESLKLHRMIVQDNYHSREYLDEKSGIVIEEFEDRDKFFAKPVHVAHLYAMCNVLKDGKPVLAKPLQFHIEFSPEDYEDERRPEFGCRLRVLRTKLYHFFKDTQLFSELVKKPENFTVSDSVKIYNSASEPLPCTIDDVQLCFLKIETGDTIQCDLII from the coding sequence ATGTCTTTCGCTGAGGGATACTTTGAAGTAGAGTCGAGAATCATCGACCGCTTGGCCAGACTTCCATATGTACAACAATTCGTTCACGACAAGATAAGTGGTAGAATTACGCTGTTCCTGCTAGTTGTGGGCACAATGGCGTTCATCAATGAGCTATACATAACCATCGAGATGACTTTTTTGCAGAAGGAGACTTACGAGGAGTTAAACAAGGGCTATATCGATGAAAGCTTGAAGTTACATAGGATGATTGTCCAGGATAACTATCACAGCCGAGAATATCTTGATGAGAAGAGCGGGATTGTCATCGAGGAATTCGAGGACAGGGACAAATTTTTCGCCAAACCTGTCCATGTAGCTCACTTATACGCCATGTGTAACGTTTTGAAAGACGGCAAGCCCGTCCTGGCAAAGCCTCTACAATTTCACATCGAGTTCTCACCAGAAGACTACGAAGATGAGAGAAGACCTGAGTTTGGTTGTAGATTGCGGGTATTGAGGACCAAACTCTaccatttcttcaaagataCGCAGCTATTCTCAGAGCTCGTTAAAAAGCCCGAGAACTTCACTGTATCTGATAGTGTCAAGATCTACAACAGCGCTAGCGAGCCACTGCCTTGCACCATCGACGACGTCCAGTTATGTTTCCTCAAGATAGAGACCGGCGATACTATCCAGTGCGATCTGATCATTTGA
- the REC114 gene encoding Rec114p (ancestral locus Anc_2.399), which yields MQVCFAAPVKFYSTYSELIPAPRGFDTIFNPLQSDKWQHFPENFPSNLTLSLGKDKTCHVVVAWNGRTMETIKVNLLDSARTIQFTARCPAISCKYIVLTESGMFMRRFQVSLNSEDDFERLQVILAGLRVAVKPARPRMSTADQSKLNCKYLGQPNVSANPLSTIESNTLAANLSAQNAFSDNSLVESQYATGSVEQGFQYPLCSQISSEIPWQAQSGSYFATALNHSDTQNEAQMVLPNQCFPFSNDTTSLTGPAPPIPSKPEVPSDCGMQSTVQSISVALNKETKANLEFTTEGSCSISKSTEGKDVTCIAPAELFTEKKSCLSKDNIELPQLRRDLISKPHETRSEGNRSQEIASEHLAITTPSEKNVLDNERNIRSEEGASKKGLKPLGVNKSNDTKNEEKASRQSPIVQPAATFQKIRISKRAIKEKLKDEYFMKWVSKVEEALSAMTDVQSP from the coding sequence ATGCAAGTTTGTTTCGCTGCCCCAGTTAAGTTCTACTCGACGTATTCAGAGCTCATCCCGGCACCGAGAGGGTTCGATACCATATTCAATCCACTCCAGTCTGATAAATGGCAGCACTTCCCTGAGAACTTCCCTAGCAACCTCACACTCAGCTTAGGCAAGGATAAGACATGTCATGTGGTTGTGGCGTGGAACGGAAGAACTATGGAAACGATTAAGGTAAATCTGCTAGACAGTGCCCGAACAATCCAGTTCACAGCACGTTGTCCCGCCATCTCATGTAAGTATATTGTTCTGACAGAGTCCGGAATGTTTATGAGGCGATTTCAGGTTTCTCTCAATAGTGAGGAcgactttgaaagactACAAGTTATCCTTGCCGGACTTCGTGTTGCTGTGAAGCCTGCTAGGCCGCGCATGTCTACAGCGGATCAGAGCAAATTGAACTGTAAGTATTTGGGACAACCGAACGTTTCTGCAAATCCCTTATCGACAATCGAGTCCAATACCTTGGCGGCTAATCTTAGCGCTCAGAACGCATTTTCCGATAACTCGTTGGTGGAGAGTCAATATGCGACGGGGTCGGTAGAACAAGGATTCCAATACCCGCTGTGCTCACAAATCTCGTCGGAAATCCCGTGGCAGGCGCAGTCTGGTTCGTACTTTGCAACCGCACTAAACCATTCAGATACTCAAAATGAAGCCCAAATGGTCCTTCCCAATCAATGCTTCCCTTTTTCCAATGACACGACTAGTCTGACCGGTCCGGCTCCGCCAATACCATCGAAACCTGAGGTTCCGAGCGATTGTGGGATGCAAAGTACTGTACAAAGCATATCAGTGGCTCTCAACAAAGAAACGAAAGCCAATCTCGAATTTACAACTGAAGGGAGCTGTTCGATTTCTAAGTCGACTGAGGGGAAAGATGTGACCTGCATAGCACCAGCAGAACTCTTTACCGAGAAAAAATCATGTTTAAGCAAAGATAACATAGAGCTGCCCCAATTACGTCGTGATTTGATTTCCAAGCCGCACGAAACAAGAAGTGAAGGGAATCGCTCGCAAGAAATCGCTAGCGAGCACTTGGCAATCACAACCCCATCTGAAAAAAATGTTTTGGACAACGAACGAAACATTCGGTCCGAGGAAGGCGCTAGTAAAAAAGGATTAAAACCCTTAGGCGTAAACAAAAGTAATGACACGAAAAACGAAGAAAAAGCATCTAGGCAATCGCCGATAGTCCAGCCAGCGGCTACCTTTCAAAAGATTAGGATATCCAAACGAGCTATCaaggagaaactgaaagaTGAGTATTTCATGAAGTGGGTATCAAAAGTCGAAGAGGCTTTGTCTGCGATGACGGATGTGCAATCACCTTAG
- the MDH3 gene encoding malate dehydrogenase MDH3 (ancestral locus Anc_2.392), protein MVKVAVVGASGGIGQPLSLLLKLNPLVSELALYDVRLAQGVAKDLSHISTNAVCKGFDKDQIAEALRGAHVVLIPAGVPRKPGMTRDDLFKINAGIVKGIVTAIGQHCPDARILIISNPVNSTVPIAVETLKAMGKFYPGNVMGVTTLDVVRAETFLADYLIAQKKNSLSKQFDKTKMYKDVTVIGGHSGNTIVPVLKKKPLISTLASSYDEFVQRVQFGGDEVVKAKDGAGSATLSMALAGYRFAEQVLKSIHRENTPPIPTYVYLPGIANGVKAQAKLSSSLEYFSLPANLLDGRVTSVDDTILDSLSPQERKLVERAVKELGSNIDKGKKFVNGNAKL, encoded by the coding sequence ATGGTGAAAGTTGCAGTAGTGGGAGCCTCGGGGGGCATTGGACAGCCGCTCTCCTTGTTGTTAAAGTTGAACCCTCTCGTGTCGGAGCTGGCGCTCTACGATGTGAGATTGGCTCAGGGAGTGGCCAAGGACCTCTCTCACATCAGCACCAACGCCGTGTGCAAAGGCTTCGACAAGGACCAGATAGCTGAAGCGTTGCGTGGTGCCCATGTGGTTTTAATTCCTGCAGGGGTACCCCGGAAGCCAGGGATGACACGTGACGACCTGTTCAAGATCAATGCAGGCATAGTGAAGGGCATCGTGACTGCGATCGGGCAGCATTGCCCCGACGCGCGTATCCTGATCATCTCGAACCCCGTGAACAGCACCGTGCCCATTGCCGTCGAGACGTTGAAGGCTATGGGTAAGTTCTACCCTGGCAACGTGATGGGCGTCACCACCCTGGACGTGGTGCGCGCCGAGACGTTCCTCGCGGACTACCTGATCgctcagaagaaaaacagcCTCTCCAAGCAGTTCGACAAGACCAAGATGTACAAGGACGTCACTGTGATCGGTGGCCACTCCGGCAACACTATTGTCCCAgtcctgaagaaaaagccGCTAATCAGCACCCTGGCCTCTTCGTACGACGAGTTCGTGCAGCGCGTGCAGTTTGGCGGCGACGAAGTCGTCAAGGCCAAGGACGGCGCGGGCTCTGCGACGCTATCGATGGCCCTCGCCGGCTACAGATTTGCCGAACAGGTCCTCAAGAGTATCCATCGCGAGAACACCCCACCGATCCCCACCTACGTCTACTTACCCGGGATCGCCAACGGCGTCAAGGCCCAGGCAAAGCTATCCAGCTCTCTGGAGTATTTCTCCTTGCCCGCCAACTTGCTCGACGGCCGCGTCACCAGCGTGGACGACACAATCCTCGACTCCCTTTCCCCACAGGAGAGGAAGCTGGTCGAACGCGCGGTCAAAGAGCTCGGTAGTAACATAGACAAGGGCAAGAAGTTCGTTAACGGCAACGCCAAGCTATAA
- the AZR1 gene encoding azole transporter, which produces MKKDLEDQKVAIDGSPGVAEIREGDPLDSSTSQSSKETVVKQPARETAQQALGVGKTTGIALYLCVFSLALSLFLAALDIMIVSSIVETVANQFGDYSKTGWIFAGYSLPNAVLSLIWGRIAAVVGFKTSVLTAIVIFEVGSLVAGVAHSMDMLIGGRVIAGIGGSGIQGLAFIIGSTLVDESKRGLIIACMGGAFGVASVAGPFLGGAFTTHVTWRWCFYINLPVGGLAFAFLVLFYHPNGKKLQSTRSTVVQFFNNLWAFAKRLRELFKLSTWKTFVHELIFKFDIIESLLCSAGLVLILLAFSFGGSKYAWNSAPTIVMFVVGISLTIFALIYDFVIFPRLKVVRTNPRYQPLIPWKIFSKFSILVSNVTVFFTCMAFMCQVIYVVQFFQLIYDETAWKASVHSIAMVVPTVITVMTSGIFNAKLGLVKPVALVGAFSGIIGAGLLTLLDNTSTTSQHIGLLILPGIAFGATMQSSLIGSQIQLDKKSETYRMDFIAVTTLNNFLKNLGQAIGGVVCNTVFTTSITNKMRQHHIDIGQNASADAVVVYRTHHFDGSRSLLGDLLSDSIKNVFYMALGFSALAFIFGIFTSNKKLDMNKAPAKAEESGSEDSSSDNVNS; this is translated from the coding sequence atgaagaaggatTTGGAGGATCAAAAAGTGGCCATCGATGGAAGCCCTGGGGTTGCTGAGATCAGAGAGGGCGATCCGCTGGACAGCTCGACCTCGCAAAGTTCAAAGGAGACAGTGGTGAAACAGCCAGCTAGAGAAACTGCTCAGCAGGCATTGGGAGTGGGTAAAACTACGGGAATAGCGTTGTATCTTTGTGTTTTTTCACTTGCCTTGTCGCTTTTTCTGGCAGCATTGGATATTATGATTGTTTCGAGTATTGTCGAGACCGTGGCTAATCAATTTGGGGATTATTCAAAGACGGGTTGGATTTTTGCTGGTTACAGTTTGCCGAACGCGGTGCTTTCGCTCATCTGGGGGCGGATTGCAGCCGTTGTCGGGTTCAAGACGTCTGTGCTGACGGCGATTGTGATTTTCGAGGTTGGATCGTTGGTGGCCGGTGTGGCACACTCGATGGATATGTTGATTGGAGGCAGAGTGATTGCCGGTATTGGTGGTAGTGGGATTCAGGGTCTCGCTTTCATCATTGGTTCCACTTTGGTGGACGAATCGAAAAGAGGACTGATCATCGCTTGTATGGGCGGCGCCTTTGGTGTTGCGTCTGTGGCTGGGCCGTTCCTAGGTGGTGCTTTCACCACCCATGTGACTTGGAGATGGTGCTTTTACATTAATTTGCCCGTGGGTGGTCTAGCATTTGCGTTCCTTGTTCTCTTTTACCACCCTAATGGTAAGAAATTGCAATCCACTCGCTCTACTGTGGTTCAATTCTTTAATAATCTGTGGGCTTTCGCAAAAAGGCTGCGtgaactcttcaaattgTCCACTTGGAAAACATTTGTTCATGAGCTTattttcaaatttgataTTATCGAAAGCTTGTTGTGCTCTGCTGGTCTAGTCTTGATCCTTTTGGCGTTCAGTTTTGGCGGCAGCAAATATGCCTGGAACTCCGCTCCTACCATAGTGATGTTTGTTGTCGGTATCTCGTTGACCATTTTCGCACTGATTTACGATTTTGTGATCTTTCCCCGGTTGAAGGTAGTGAGGACAAATCCCAGATACCAACCTTTGATCCCATGGAAAATCTTCAGCAAGTTTTCTATTTTGGTCTCAAACGTCACCGTTTTCTTCACTTGTATGGCGTTCATGTGTCAAGTCATATACGTTGTTCAGTTTTTCCAACTGATTTACGACGAAACAGCATGGAAAGCTTCTGTTCACAGTATCGCTATGGTGGTACCGACCGTTATTACAGTTATGACGAGTGGTATATTTAATGCGAAGCTTGGTCTTGTCAAACCTGTCGCTCTGGTAGGTGCATTTAGTGGTATCATTGGTGCGGGTCTGTTAACACTCCTGGACAACACTTCGACAACGAGCCAGCACATTGGGTTGTTAATCTTGCCTGGTATCGCTTTCGGGGCTACAATGCAAAGTTCCTTGATTGGTAGTCAAATTCAACTGGACAAGAAAAGTGAGACCTACCGTATGGATTTTATCGCAGTTACAACCTTGAACAATTTCCTGAAAAATCTGGGACAGGCCATTGGAGGTGTTGTTTGCAATACCGTTTTCACGACCTCGATTACGAATAAGATGAGACAGCATCACATTGATATAGGCCAGAATGCCAGCGCCGATGCGGTGGTGGTTTACAGAACTCATCATTTTGATGGCTCAAGGTCGCTATTGGGGGATTTGCTCAGTGATTCTATTAAGAATGTCTTTTATATGGCCTTAGGCTTCTCTGCCCTGGCTTTCATTTTTGGAATTTTCACTTCCAATAAGAAATTGGATATGAACAAAGCACCAGCAAAGGCCGAGGAATCTGGCTCAGAAGACAGTTCGTCCGATAATGTGAACTCCTAA
- the GID8 gene encoding glucose-induced degradation complex subunit GID8 (ancestral locus Anc_2.396) produces the protein MGADKVYERKSFSKEEWNDAVAACTAPLLGDGRGNVAGMGLNSGGADGSTSAEPSIPKLLLNYFVCMGFEESSVRMAREMGYVKSNKDAQEFNDLYKIRERAHISKLIKTGRVSEAMEEINSTFGIEVLECGAAGPSKDGNGGASFSGYVGSSDGKDDLHFKLLLLDLIEKIRKHDRDTAGSQGTDDDFVLELIKYSQEKLALKAASNKTYMAELELVMTLLLFPKGGDSKVKLPKSLKNLYSLSLRSHIAELVNRKLLRCLHSQVATHASQVGKFPDLIGFSSGIAGKPFSHYNEILMVRPKEDVGQHLTTDSLAELRDSDDGRLRSTATSANDDWSWTTDMIKEQQEDGQVKSAAISMDKASSNDDFDLSEARLVQVMKLWAWCENQLHSNDIGVPRVHRSM, from the coding sequence ATGGGAGCTGATAAAGTCTATGAAAGAAAGTCTTTTAGTAAGGAGGAATGGAACGATGCAGTGGCTGCTTGTACCGCACCATTGCTCGGTGATGGCCGTGGTAACGTGGCGGGAATGGGTTTGAACAGCGGTGGAGCAGATGGGAGCACATCTGCAGAGCCTTCGATTccaaagctgctgctgaactATTTTGTTTGTAtgggatttgaagaatctaGTGTGCGAATGGCTCGGGAGATGGGGTACGTAAAGTCCAATAAGGACGCTCAAGAATTCAATGATCTCTATAAGATCAGGGAAAGAGCCCATATAAGTAAGTTGATCAAGACTGGAAGAGTCTCTGAGGCGATGGAAGAGATAAACTCGACTTTTGGGATCGAAGTGCTGGAGTGTGGTGCGGCTGGTCCGTCAAAGGATGGTAACGGAGGAGCTTCTTTCAGTGGCTATGTTGGTAGTAGCGATGGGAAAGATGACCTGCATTTTAAACTCCTGCTTTTGGACTTGATTGAGAAGATCAGGAAACATGACCGCGATACTGCTGGTAGCCAAGGGACTGATGACGATTTCGTTTTGGAGCTCATCAAGTACTCGCAGGAGAAGCTGGCACTGAAAGCAGCTTCGAATAAGACATATATGGCGGAATTGGAGCTTGTTATGACACTATTACTTTTCCCTAAAGGCGGCGACTCGAAAGTTAAGCTtccaaagagcttgaaaaatctgTATTCACTGTCCTTGAGGTCTCATATCGCAGAACTCGTAAACAGAAAGCTCCTGAGGTGCTTGCATTCGCAAGTTGCAACTCATGCCAGTCAGGTTGGTAAGTTCCCCGATTTAATTGGCTTCAGCAGTGGGATCGCAGGAAAACCCTTCTCACATTACAACGAGATCCTTATGGTTAGGCCGAAGGAGGACGTCGGCCAGCATTTAACCACAGATTCTCTGGCAGAGCTGCGAGATTCGGACGATGGCCGCCTGAGATCAACGGCCACATCCGCGAACGACGATTGGAGCTGGACAACAGACATGATAAAGGAGCAGCAAGAAGACGGCCAAGTTAAAAGTGCTGCAATATCGATGGACAAGGCCTCTTCGAACGATGACTTTGACCTATCCGAGGCGAGGTTGGTTCAAGTTATGAAACTATGGGCATGGTGCGAAAATCAGTTACATAGCAATGATATAGGTGTCCCGCGAGTGCACAGAAGCATGTAG
- the CIN4 gene encoding Arf family GTPase CIN4 (ancestral locus Anc_2.393) — protein MGLLTIIKKQKLKDNEIRCLILGLDNSGKSTIVNRLLPKDQRSTEITPTVGFQIHTAHIQDRLVSLWDIGGQTTLRPFWDNYYDKTDVLVWCIDVSQPLRFDESARELFSFLQRDRGRPGHDLKLIVALNKIDLLSGSSLTTCVASVQDDLSDVAGAGAVFVRCSGVTGQGMEELSYAMCAD, from the coding sequence ATGGGTCTACTCACTAtaatcaagaagcagaagtTGAAAGACAACGAGATTCGGTGTTTGATTCTCGGTCTTGATAATTCCGGCAAGTCCACGATTGTCAATCGCCTGCTCCCGAAGGATCAGAGATCAACCGAGATCACCCCGACCGTGGGCTTCCAAATCCACACAGCGCATATTCAAGATCGTCTTGTGTCGTTATGGGACATAGGAGGGCAAACCACTTTGCGACCCTTCTGGGACAACTACTATGACAAGACGGATGTTTTAGTCTGGTGCATCGATGTAAGCCAGCCGTTAAGGTTTGATGAGTCTGCTCGTGAGCTGTTCTCATTTCTCCAGAGAGACCGGGGGCGTCCAGGCCATGACTTGAAGCTGATAGTCGCTTTGAATAAGATTGATCTTCTGTCAGGATCGTCATTAACGACATGCGTTGCATCCGTCCAAGATGATCTATCTGATGTCGCCGGGGCCGGGGCGGTTTTTGTCCGGTGCAGCGGGGTTACCGGACAGGGCATGGAAGAGCTTTCGTACGCAATGTGTGCGGATTAA
- the PSO2 gene encoding DNA cross-link repair protein PSO2 (ancestral locus Anc_2.394): MSRRSIVQVSSSDVRRRRSGVVKSTKKQRKLSEFDIPTASSLQVRQRSFEEVIVRNNQDDPIIIEEEEEEEVVAIKEIKCPICQIDITNFEIYQKEAHAESCLEKSTEAASKRSLTASAVSRPKLPEIKILSFVNGHKVVVDGFNFERDPVISQYFLSHFHSDHYMGLRKSWDHGTIYASQITVDLMINKFNINRDLVRALPMNQETWIWANISVIPLDANHCPGATVFLFQEWDDRRRNVVKQILHTGDFRSNPQLISRLNSICPTALDQVYLDTTYLIPGFHFPSQDSVLSVTSRFASQLAEKGIRQFFNDSQQSIFRFIARSTASRTLYNCLFLVGTYTIGKEKLAIAIAEALNTKIFVSKKSSRHKIISQYLSYFPEGLITHEVEQSCVHLVPLSTLRSKESIDLYFKEHSKIYQDVVGFIPTGWTFTNKFAKPPDLPTQESRIQYCEQLLQDHQNNTLDLRFILKQYKKHNRYQIFNVPYSEHSSFKDLALFGTQVHSKEILATVNLHSLERIKDMHQWFKTWQAMQNRRCYGRR; this comes from the coding sequence ATGTCCAGGAGGTCTATTGTACAGGTTAGCAGTTCAGATGTACGTAGGAGACGCTCTGGTGTTGTGAAATcgaccaagaagcagaggaaatTATCCGAGTTCGACATACCGACAGCATCGTCGCTGCAGGTACGACAAAGATCCTTCGAGGAGGTCATTGTCCGGAATAATCAAGATGATCCCATAATAAtagaggaggaggaagaggaggaagtCGTGGCGATCAAGGAGATAAAGTGCCCAATTTGTCAAATTGATATAACTAATTTCGAAATCTACCAGAAGGAGGCTCACGCGGAATCGTGCCTTGAGAAGTCGACAGAAGCCGCTAGCAAGCGGTCGCTGACCGCTAGCGCGGTGAGTAGGCCCAAACTGCCCGAGATCAAAATTCTGAGCTTTGTGAACGGACACAAGGTTGTGGTAGACGGGTTCAATTTTGAGCGAGACCCGGTAATCTCACAATACTTCCTCTCCCACTTCCATTCGGATCATTACATGGGTCTACGCAAGTCCTGGGACCATGGGACGATCTACGCGTCGCAGATCACGGTGGATCTTATGATAAACAAGTTCAATATCAACCGAGACCTAGTCCGGGCGCTACCGATGAACCAAGAAACGTGGATCTGGGCCAACATATCGGTCATACCGCTAGACGCCAACCATTGCCCAGGCGCCACAGTGTTCCTGTTTCAAGAGTGGGATGACAGACGACGAAACGTGGTAAAACAGATCCTGCACACGGGCGATTTCAGAAGCAATCCGCAGCTAATTTCCAGGCTTAACAGTATCTGCCCGACAGCGCTAGACCAAGTGTATCTCGACACGACCTACCTGATACCGGGGTTCCACTTCCCGAGCCAGGACTCTGTGCTAAGCGTCACCTCCCGCTTCGCGTCTCAACTGGCGGAAAAAGGCATACGacagttcttcaacgaCTCACAGCAAAGCATCTTTAGGTTTATCGCCCGATCCACCGCCAGTAGAACCCTCTACAACTGTCTGTTCCTGGTCGGCACCTACACCATCGGCAAGGAGAAGCTGGCGATCGCCATCGCGGAGGCGCTTAATACCAAGATCTTcgtctccaagaaatccTCAAGACACAAGATCATTTCCCAGTACCTTTCCTACTTCCCGGAAGGCCTGATAACCCACGAGGTCGAGCAGTCCTGTGTCCATTTGGTGCCCCTCTCGACTCTGAGATCAAAAGAATCGATTGACCTCTATTTCAAAGAACATTCCAAAATCTACCAAGATGTCGTCGGTTTCATACCGACAGGCTGGACATTCACAAACAAATTCGCCAAACCGCCCGACCTGCCCACTCAAGAGTCCAGAATCCAGTACTGCGAACAATTGCTGCAAGACCACCAAAACAACACCCTCGACCTGCGCTTCATTTTAAAACAGTACAAGAAACACAACAGATACCAGATCTTTAATGTGCCCTACTCGGAACACAGCAGCTTCAAGGACTTGGCTCTGTTCGGCACCCAGGTGCACTCTAAGGAGATTCTTGCTACGGTCAACTTACACAGCCTAGAGCGGATCAAGGACATGCATCAATGGTTCAAAACCTGGCAAGCTATGCAGAACAGAAGATGTTACGGCCGTCGATAG
- the AFB1 gene encoding Afb1p (ancestral locus Anc_2.398) produces the protein MRLIQWIGFLYALTAYALSLQSTPTASDAARASAAQANLPFYTVCLADINTNMPAYSSYMVDNNRQLPPAVANYYFHAVTLASTADLEADIANSFPFTEFQTFITQFPWYDSLKQKASVSTVYLPQDFMTSSIPTSGRQTTVTAATTTGQTASSDNHSATENKAVSINPSLFALILAVFGAFLA, from the coding sequence ATGAGATTGATCCAGTGGATCGGATTTCTCTATGCGTTGACAGCTTACGCTTTGTCTTTGCAAAGCACGCCTACAGCGAGCGACGCTGCTCGAGCATCAGCTGCCCAGGCTAACTTGCCCTTCTATACGGTTTGTCTCGCTGACATTAACACAAATATGCCTGCATACAGTTCGTATATGGTGGATAACAACAGGCAGCTTCCTCCGGCGGTTGCAAATTACTACTTTCACGCTGTTACTCTCGCGAGTACAGCCGATTTAGAAGCAGACATTGCAAATTCGTTTCCCTTTACAGAGTTCCAAACGTTTATCACCCAGTTCCCATGGTACGACTCCCTAAAGCAGAAAGCCTCCGTGTCCACCGTATACCTGCCTCAAGACTTCATGACCAGCTCGATCCCGACAAGTGGCCGCCAGACCACAGTAACGGCAGCGACTACAACTGGTCAAACCGCTTCAAGTGATAATCATTCAGCAACTGAGAACAAAGCCGTAAGTATCAACCCAAGCCTTTTTGCTCTGATTTTAGCAGtctttggagcttttcTTGCCTAA
- the GAT2 gene encoding Gat2p (ancestral locus Anc_2.395): MCATKMVTMRTPTEEHFHKSGELDDPRERSPRNSRAFHSYQTEHHLLSRQTHTHVRNPSLPTLLNVDSSHSSAAETSPLTQEPMQDPSGHHLITPPSSSTRVQFKTPIWKSGSSEHSEFELSSAFRHDSTSSTRRQSSIESLMRAAATVESDTDLNKTYQDKVATILELKNEISNTIRNWPIAKDTSSQELYSAQKSSDSGTGGSSDKILLDQISCENLASLNEVTQRLNNAVKELVYLKEHVRYLKESAAAISRARPVSDSGKRVTLPPIEALTMNLPKKASSKNFQFKNEAAKTSVVPPALEQQKRSSSFHDPRKSHERLSASRISGSATWPPSYIGANHRPTLSDPSAYRNMGKADGSAQEMQYSKPITVPVPPGTRPIILNAQSSLQTSVKMKNKIVKKRKKSSSEKSSPDYHRSLTHGLLLSEPIRKDEQSTTSCVHCGENSTPEWRRGPYGNRTLCNACGLFYRKLIKKFGVKDANLLMRFKKQVNPEDRRVPSVLNVPAAFISNLDNDSTLDAEYNTIGSISGPSSSGA, encoded by the coding sequence ATGTGCGCCACTAAGATGGTTACTATGAGGACGCCAACAGAAGAACACTTTCACAAATCGGGTGAGCTGGACGATCCAAGGGAAAGATCCCCACGGAATTCTAGAGCTTTTCATTCATACCAGACAGAGCATCATCTTCTCTCGCGACAGACCCACACTCATGTGCGCAATCCATCTCTTCCTACTCTCTTAAATGTTGATTCTTCGCATTCTAGTGCTGCCGAGACATCTCCACTGACACAGGAACCCATGCAAGATCCGAGTGGCCACCACCTCATAACACctccatcttcttcaacaaggGTCCAATTTAAGACTCCGATATGGAAGAGCGGCTCCAGCGAACACAGTGAATTCgaactttcttctgcctTCAGGCACGATAGCACGAGTTCGACCCGCCGTCAAAGTTCCATTGAATCGTTAATGCGTGCCGCTGCTACGGTTGAAAGTGACACTGATCTGAACAAGACTTATCAGGACAAAGTGGCCACTATATTAGAATTAAAAAATGAAATATCAAACACTATAAGAAACTGGCCAATCGCCAAGGATACCTCATCACAGGAGCTCTACAGCGCTCAGAAATCTTCCGACAGTGGTACCGGTGGATCTAGTGATAAGATCCTCCTAGATCAAATATCCTGCGAGAACCTGGCGTCGCTGAATGAGGTTACCCAACGCTTGAACAACGCAGTTAAGGAATTGGTGTATCTCAAAGAGCATGTTCGTTATCTCAAAGAGTCAGCCGCCGCCATTTCTCGGGCTAGACCAGTATCTGACTCGGGAAAGAGAGTAACGCTACCTCCAATTGAAGCTCTCACAATGAATCTCCCgaagaaagcttcatcgaaaaatttCCAGTTTAAGAATGAGGCGGCAAAAACTTCAGTTGTGCCACCTGCTCTTGAGCAGCAAAAACGTTCAAGTAGTTTCCATGATCCTCGGAAATCTCACGAGCGGCTCAGTGCGTCCAGGATTTCAGGTAGCGCAACCTGGCCGCCCTCATATATTGGCGCAAATCATAGACCAACCCTATCTGATCCATCAGCTTATCGAAACATGGGCAAAGCTGATGGCTCGGCGCAGGAAATGCAGTACTCGAAGCCGATTACTGTGCCAGTTCCACCAGGCACTAGACCAATAATACTCAATGCCCAAAGCAGTTTGCAAACGTCAGTTAAGATGAAAAATAAAATTGTtaagaagaggaagaagtcttcatcagagaagTCGTCTCCGGATTATCATCGTTCTTTAACGCATGGATTACTGCTTAGCGAGCCCATTAGAAAAGATGAGCAATCGACGACCTCCTGCGTTCATTGTGGAGAAAACAGTACACCAGAGTGGAGACGAGGTCCATACGGAAACAGGACATTGTGTAATGCCTGTGGACTCTTTTATCGCAAATTGATAAAGAAATTTGGAGTCAAAGATGCTAACCTCTTGATGCGATTCAAAAAGCAAGTCAATCCTGAGGATCGTCGTGTTCCTTCGGTGCTAAATGTTCCGGCAGCTTTCATTTCGAATCTGGACAATGACAGCACTCTGGACGCCGAGTACAATACTATTGGCAGTATTTCAGGTCCTAGCTCATCTGGCGCATAG